From Candidatus Nomurabacteria bacterium, one genomic window encodes:
- a CDS encoding vitamin B12-dependent ribonucleotide reductase encodes MTQNTLLAPKRLFTKPGSKAYEDLQWEKRESKLVNPSTGEIVFEQNNLEFPVGWSQNAINIVAQKYFTGTPGTKDREHSLKQLINRVVETVAKHGLKEGYFADEAEVEVFCEELRYILATQRASFNSPVWFNIGVPDRSQQASACFILGVEDTMSSILNWYTEEGVIFKGGSGAGVNLSRIRSSKELLSGSGGYASGPVSFMRGADASAGTIKSGGKTRRAAKMVILDVEHPDIEEFIWCKAREERKSRALTEAGFDMSLNGADAFSIQYQNANNSVRVTDDFMHAVEQDADWSLNAVTTGKAVETVKARELFHQIAEAAWECADPGLQFDTTINKWHTTPNAGRINGSNPCSEYMHLDNSACNLASINLLKYLKADGSFDTSQFKHTVEIVFTAQEILVGYSEYPTESIAKNARAYRELGMGYANLGALLMAQGLPYDSDEGRAQAASITALMTGHAYATSARIARRVGPFAGYHKDRENMNKIIKLHRQAVSDIDASMVREDLLSAATTAWDEAVELSELYGVRNSQATVLAPTGTIGLMMDCDTTGIEPDLGLVKLKTLVGGGSMTIVNQTIPQALHTLGYNKAQIKEITEYIDVEKTIVGAPHLKQKDLPVFACSMGDNPIHYLGHIKMMGAVQPFLSGAISKTVNMPENVSVEEVEQLHMESWKLGLKAVAIYRDNCKVAQPLKMAKKDSDTSDVDKTVPLTSDGSNSGFILKGAVRKKMPKVRNSKTFSFKISGSSGYVTVGEYEDGNPGEVFMSVAKQGSTLAGIMDAFAISVSHGLQYGVPLKSYVKAFINMSFAPAGITDDTDIRTASSIVDYIFRKLAGLYLSFDDRLELGLASIDDMEHQITDRQVSLDVDISTTDSLGTEDEIIESSTKITAQKVTKVLDTSGPMCFNCGNQTQRSGSCYVCTACGTTTGCS; translated from the coding sequence ATGACACAAAATACGCTGTTGGCGCCAAAGCGCTTATTTACTAAACCGGGGAGCAAAGCTTACGAAGACCTCCAGTGGGAAAAGCGAGAATCAAAACTAGTAAACCCGTCGACCGGAGAAATAGTTTTTGAGCAAAATAATCTAGAATTTCCGGTTGGCTGGTCGCAGAATGCGATAAATATTGTTGCCCAGAAATACTTTACTGGTACACCTGGTACCAAAGATCGGGAACACTCCCTAAAACAGCTTATTAATCGTGTTGTCGAGACTGTTGCCAAACACGGCCTAAAAGAGGGTTATTTTGCGGATGAAGCAGAGGTAGAGGTTTTTTGTGAAGAATTAAGATACATCCTAGCTACTCAGAGGGCCTCGTTTAATTCACCTGTATGGTTTAATATCGGCGTTCCAGACCGCTCGCAACAGGCAAGTGCCTGTTTTATTCTGGGTGTTGAAGATACTATGAGCTCCATCCTAAACTGGTACACCGAAGAGGGCGTGATTTTTAAAGGTGGTTCTGGGGCCGGAGTTAACCTAAGTCGGATTCGATCCTCGAAAGAGCTACTATCTGGCAGTGGCGGCTATGCGAGTGGACCAGTTAGCTTTATGCGTGGCGCCGACGCAAGTGCCGGCACAATTAAGTCTGGTGGTAAAACTCGACGAGCAGCCAAAATGGTAATTCTAGATGTCGAGCATCCAGATATCGAAGAGTTCATCTGGTGCAAAGCTCGCGAAGAACGTAAAAGTAGAGCCCTAACTGAGGCTGGTTTCGACATGAGCTTGAATGGTGCTGATGCTTTCAGCATACAGTACCAGAATGCCAATAACTCAGTTCGTGTGACTGATGATTTTATGCATGCAGTTGAGCAAGACGCAGACTGGAGCCTGAACGCGGTTACTACCGGTAAGGCGGTTGAAACAGTAAAGGCCAGGGAACTATTTCACCAGATAGCCGAAGCCGCCTGGGAATGTGCAGATCCGGGCCTGCAATTCGACACAACAATCAATAAATGGCACACAACACCAAATGCTGGTCGGATTAACGGTAGTAATCCCTGCAGTGAATATATGCACCTCGATAATTCTGCCTGTAATCTAGCTAGTATCAACTTACTCAAGTACCTGAAAGCCGATGGTAGCTTCGACACTAGTCAATTTAAGCACACGGTCGAGATTGTTTTTACTGCCCAAGAGATATTAGTAGGTTATTCAGAATACCCAACCGAGTCTATTGCTAAAAACGCTAGAGCATACCGTGAGCTAGGAATGGGGTATGCAAACCTCGGTGCACTGCTAATGGCACAAGGATTACCATATGATTCAGATGAGGGTCGAGCACAGGCTGCTAGCATCACCGCCCTAATGACAGGCCATGCCTATGCTACCAGTGCTCGAATAGCCAGAAGAGTTGGGCCTTTTGCTGGGTATCATAAAGATCGTGAAAATATGAACAAGATAATTAAGCTGCATCGGCAAGCCGTTTCAGATATTGATGCAAGTATGGTTCGTGAAGATCTCCTCAGTGCAGCCACCACAGCTTGGGATGAAGCTGTTGAGCTGAGTGAGCTATATGGAGTGCGCAACTCACAAGCTACCGTGCTAGCACCTACCGGCACCATCGGTTTAATGATGGATTGCGACACAACCGGCATCGAACCAGACCTAGGCTTAGTAAAACTTAAGACCCTTGTGGGTGGTGGTTCGATGACAATTGTCAATCAGACAATTCCACAGGCTCTACACACTCTTGGCTACAACAAGGCACAAATTAAAGAGATAACAGAATATATCGATGTAGAAAAGACAATAGTAGGGGCGCCACATCTTAAGCAAAAAGACCTCCCTGTCTTTGCTTGCTCTATGGGTGATAACCCGATTCACTACTTAGGCCATATTAAGATGATGGGCGCTGTTCAGCCATTCCTATCGGGCGCAATTAGCAAGACGGTTAATATGCCAGAGAATGTTTCTGTTGAAGAGGTAGAGCAGCTTCATATGGAGTCGTGGAAGCTTGGCCTCAAAGCAGTCGCAATATATCGTGATAACTGTAAAGTTGCTCAACCGCTCAAGATGGCCAAAAAAGATTCTGATACTTCGGATGTAGATAAGACCGTGCCTTTAACATCTGATGGCTCAAACAGTGGATTCATCTTAAAAGGCGCCGTGCGCAAGAAAATGCCGAAAGTGCGCAACTCGAAAACATTCTCCTTTAAAATTTCTGGTAGTAGTGGCTATGTGACTGTTGGTGAATACGAAGATGGCAACCCAGGAGAAGTATTCATGAGTGTGGCCAAGCAAGGCTCAACTCTGGCAGGCATCATGGACGCGTTTGCGATTAGCGTTAGTCATGGTCTCCAGTACGGGGTACCTCTCAAAAGCTATGTAAAGGCGTTCATAAATATGTCCTTTGCCCCAGCCGGTATCACCGACGATACAGACATCCGGACAGCTAGTTCGATAGTCGACTATATTTTTAGAAAGCTGGCTGGATTATACCTGTCTTTCGACGATCGTTTAGAGCTAGGTCTTGCAAGTATTGATGACATGGAGCATCAAATAACAGATAGGCAAGTTAGTTTAGATGTAGACATAAGCACAACGGATAGTTTAGGCACAGAAGATGAAATAATCGAGTCGAGCACTAAAATAACTGCTCAAAAAGTAACAAAAGTTCTCGACACATCTGGCCCAATGTGTTTTAACTGTGGCAATCAAACACAAAGAAGTGGCAGCTGTTACGTGTGTACGGCGTGTGGGACAACAACCGGCTGTAGCTAA
- the ftsZ gene encoding cell division protein FtsZ has protein sequence MAKQVVPEIETFARIKVVGVGGAGGAAVNRMIESGVQNVEFVVINTDAQALHHSLADKKVHIGKETTRGLGSGADPMVGQSAAEESRDEIAKVLEGADMVFITIGAGGGTGSGAAHIVADVAHEQGALVVGFATKPFLFEGDRRRRNAEFAIHHLASNVDTLITIPNDRLLQTIDRKTPLLEAFKIADDVLRQGVQGISDLITVHGVINLDFADVKTIMQNSGSALMGIGRASGEDRAVVAATQAIESPLLEVSIDGARGILFNVIGGSDMAMHEINQAAETITAAADPDANIIFGATINPEIEGEIIVTVVATGFDEAYYNNRSKAPTKGVADEAARAEAAKRGEPLDDHSEVRIEDLAKDIDMSLQDEGALNKEVIDSFNTDNTVNMWTDDVEAELDKPSFLRRLKKGKKDNKK, from the coding sequence ATGGCCAAGCAAGTTGTACCAGAGATAGAAACGTTTGCAAGGATTAAAGTTGTTGGTGTCGGCGGAGCCGGAGGAGCAGCAGTTAACCGGATGATTGAGTCTGGGGTTCAGAATGTTGAATTTGTTGTTATTAATACAGACGCTCAGGCCTTACATCATTCGCTAGCAGACAAAAAAGTGCATATCGGTAAAGAAACTACACGTGGTCTCGGATCTGGAGCGGATCCAATGGTCGGCCAATCAGCCGCCGAAGAATCTCGCGATGAAATTGCTAAAGTACTTGAAGGCGCTGATATGGTCTTTATCACTATTGGGGCTGGTGGTGGCACAGGTTCAGGAGCTGCTCATATCGTGGCCGACGTCGCTCACGAGCAGGGTGCGCTTGTAGTAGGCTTTGCTACTAAGCCATTCCTGTTTGAAGGTGATCGTCGTCGTCGCAATGCTGAGTTTGCAATACATCACTTAGCGAGCAATGTCGATACGCTGATAACCATCCCAAACGATCGACTTCTCCAGACAATTGACCGCAAAACTCCTCTTCTCGAAGCTTTTAAGATTGCTGATGACGTCTTGCGTCAAGGAGTTCAGGGTATATCCGATCTAATTACCGTACACGGTGTCATTAATCTCGACTTTGCAGACGTCAAGACGATTATGCAGAACTCTGGCTCGGCGCTTATGGGTATCGGACGTGCCAGTGGAGAAGACCGAGCGGTTGTGGCTGCTACCCAAGCAATCGAATCGCCGCTTCTTGAAGTATCTATAGATGGCGCTAGAGGCATATTGTTTAATGTTATTGGTGGTTCGGACATGGCCATGCATGAAATCAACCAGGCCGCCGAAACAATTACAGCTGCTGCAGATCCTGACGCGAATATTATTTTTGGAGCTACAATTAACCCAGAGATCGAGGGCGAGATAATCGTAACTGTTGTAGCAACAGGATTCGACGAAGCTTACTATAATAATCGATCAAAAGCTCCTACCAAAGGTGTCGCTGACGAAGCTGCTCGTGCCGAGGCAGCAAAGCGAGGTGAGCCTCTAGACGATCATTCAGAAGTCAGAATCGAAGACCTAGCCAAAGATATCGATATGAGTCTCCAAGACGAAGGTGCTCTAAATAAAGAAGTGATCGATAGTTTTAACACCGACAATACAGTCAACATGTGGACAGACGATGTCGAAGCAGAGCTCGATAAGCCCTCATTCTTAAGAAGATTAAAAAAGGGTAAAAAAGACAACAAGAAATAA
- the nrdR gene encoding transcriptional regulator NrdR: protein MRCTQCDFGDTRVIESRTVGEGESIRRRRECPICKVRFTTYERVELPQLVVVKNNNTRELFSRDKLLAGLIRACEKTPVSKMQLESVVDHIEKELIEAGESEISSRAIGEIVIEHLADVNEVAYVRFASVYRRFDTLASFEAELARIRAHRKTKKL from the coding sequence ATGAGATGTACGCAATGTGATTTCGGTGATACTCGGGTAATTGAGTCGCGAACTGTTGGTGAAGGCGAGTCGATTCGACGTCGTCGAGAATGCCCGATCTGTAAGGTTAGGTTCACTACGTATGAACGTGTCGAGCTACCCCAACTTGTAGTTGTTAAGAACAACAATACAAGAGAGCTATTTAGTCGAGACAAACTGCTTGCCGGCCTAATCCGTGCTTGCGAGAAAACTCCCGTATCTAAGATGCAGCTAGAATCTGTGGTTGATCATATCGAAAAGGAGCTGATTGAAGCAGGCGAGTCCGAGATTTCAAGTCGCGCAATTGGCGAGATTGTGATCGAGCACTTGGCCGACGTTAATGAAGTCGCTTATGTACGATTTGCTAGCGTTTATCGGCGATTCGATACTTTAGCGAGCTTCGAAGCTGAGCTAGCTAGAATTCGCGCACATCGTAAAACAAAAAAACTTTAG